One Fundulus heteroclitus isolate FHET01 chromosome 11, MU-UCD_Fhet_4.1, whole genome shotgun sequence DNA segment encodes these proteins:
- the LOC105927770 gene encoding gap junction delta-2 protein, producing the protein MGDWSILGRFLTEVQNHSTVIGKIWLTMLLIFRIMLVALVGDAVYSDEQSKFTCNTLQPGCNNVCYDTFAPVSHLRFWVFQIVLVSTPSIFYIIYVLQKVTKNESQEVRKVNLVPKASPSLETKSPLRIERDTALDAGHPHDNSSADEDWSSQEDEYEDRSQLEGDTKEVGEDPTQLSSRVLLIYIMHVLLRSIMEIVFLVGQYYLFGFEVPHLFRCETYPCPNRTDCFVSRATEKTIFLNFMFSVSLGCFVLNIVELHYLGWIYIFRVLFSACCVCSDSDREPVRQVALYSYSNPLLLELKHSLRGRVVLQAAAAASKGPSQVPSISFETDSTLECTSTRNSDEREHSKARIHSVAKIGQGKKSWL; encoded by the coding sequence ATGGGAGATTGGTCCATCCTCGGCCGGTTCCTGACCGAAGTTCAAAACCACTCGACCGTCATCGGCAAGATCTGGCTGACGATGCTGCTCATCTTCCGCATCATGCTCGTGGCCCTCGTGGGCGACGCCGTCTACAGCGACGAGCAGTCCAAGTTCACCTGCAACACCCTGCAGCCCGGCTGCAACAACGTCTGCTACGACACCTTCGCCCCCGTCTCTCACCTGCGCTTTTGGGTTTTCCAGATTGTCCTCGTCTCCACGCCGTCCATTTTCTACATCATATATGTCTTGCAAAAGGTTACCAAGAACGAGAGCCAGGAGGTCAGGAAGGTGAATTTGGTGCCCAAGGCCTCACCTTCGCTTGAAACCAAAAGCCCTTTAAGAATAGAGAGAGACACGGCGCTGGATGCCGGTCATCCTCATGATAATAGCTCTGCAGACGAGGACTGGAGCTCGCAGGAAGACGAGTACGAGGACAGGAGCCAGCTGGAAGGGGACACGAAAGAGGTAGGGGAGGACCCGACTCAACTTTCAAGTAGAGTGCTACTCATTTACATCATGCACGTTCTGCTGCGCTCCATCATGGAGATCGTCTTCCTCGTGGGGCAGTATTACCTGTTCGGATTCGAAGTGCCGCACCTGTTTCGCTGCGAGACCTACCCGTGTCCGAACAGGACCGACTGCTTTGTGTCGCGAGCGACAGAGAAGACCATCTTCCTCAACTTCATGTTCAGCGTCAGCCTGGGTTGCTTCGTCCTGAACATCGTGGAGCTGCATTACCTGGGCTGGATTTACATCTTCAGAGTGCTGTTCTCGGCGTGCTGCGTGTGCTCCGACTCGGACAGGGAGCCGGTGCGGCAGGTGGCTTTGTATTCCTACAGCAACCCGCTGTTGCTTGAGCTCAAGCACTCTTTGCGTGGGAGAGTCGTCCTGCAGGCCGCCGCAGCCGCGTCCAAAGGCCCGAGCCAGGTCCCCTCCATCTCCTTTGAGACCGACTCTACTCTGGAGTGCACTTCGACGAGAAACTCGGATGAAAGGGAGCACAGCAAGGCGAGAATCCACAGCGTGGCCAAAATAGGACAAGGAAAAAAGTCTTGGCTGtga